From Bacteroidota bacterium, a single genomic window includes:
- a CDS encoding 1-deoxy-D-xylulose-5-phosphate reductoisomerase has product MEESKKKGIAILGSTGSIGTQALDVIKKNTDLFFVSVLTANENADLLIKQAKEFKPNTVVIGNEEKFNKVKGSLSDYDIKVFTTNEAIEQVIDFEENDIILNSLLGFAGLKPTIKAINSGKILALANKESLVIAGEIINKSYEGSQASIIPVDSEHSAIYQCLIGEFNNPIEKIMLTASGGPFYGKDSKHLEKVTKADALKHPKWNMGNKITIDSATMMNKGFEIIEAKWLFDLRIDQIEVLVHPQSLVHSFVQFTDGSIKAQLGMPDMRIPIQYAFSFPKRIKSDFPRLDFLKYPNLTFDSPDFDTFPNLRLAYQVIEKAGNMPCILNAGNEIAVEAFLSEKAGFQDIYRINKKCLETIDYMKNPSLDDYFKIDAETRKFAKTLIK; this is encoded by the coding sequence ATGGAAGAAAGTAAAAAAAAGGGAATTGCAATATTAGGTTCAACAGGTTCTATTGGTACGCAAGCACTTGATGTAATAAAAAAAAATACCGATTTATTTTTTGTTTCTGTTCTTACAGCAAACGAAAATGCTGATTTATTAATTAAACAAGCAAAAGAGTTTAAACCCAATACTGTTGTAATTGGAAATGAAGAAAAATTTAATAAAGTAAAAGGAAGCCTTTCTGATTACGATATTAAAGTTTTCACTACTAATGAAGCAATAGAACAGGTTATTGATTTTGAAGAAAATGATATTATTTTAAATTCATTGCTCGGTTTTGCAGGATTAAAGCCAACGATAAAAGCTATTAACAGTGGAAAAATATTAGCACTGGCAAATAAAGAATCTCTTGTTATTGCAGGTGAAATAATTAATAAAAGTTACGAGGGTTCACAAGCTAGCATTATTCCTGTTGATTCCGAACATTCAGCAATTTATCAATGTCTTATCGGTGAATTTAACAACCCGATTGAAAAAATAATGCTTACTGCCTCAGGTGGTCCATTTTATGGTAAGGATTCAAAGCATCTTGAAAAAGTTACAAAAGCTGATGCATTAAAACACCCGAAGTGGAATATGGGCAATAAAATTACTATTGACTCTGCAACAATGATGAATAAAGGATTTGAGATAATTGAAGCAAAATGGCTTTTTGATTTAAGAATAGATCAAATTGAAGTTCTCGTTCATCCTCAATCACTAGTACATTCTTTTGTTCAATTTACAGATGGCTCAATAAAAGCTCAACTAGGAATGCCTGACATGAGAATCCCCATTCAATATGCATTTTCATTCCCTAAAAGAATAAAAAGTGATTTCCCAAGATTAGATTTTTTAAAATATCCGAATTTAACTTTTGACAGTCCCGATTTTGATACTTTCCCAAATTTAAGATTAGCATATCAGGTAATAGAAAAAGCTGGCAATATGCCTTGTATTCTTAATGCTGGCAATGAAATTGCAGTGGAGGCATTTTTGTCTGAAAAAGCAGGTTTTCAAGACATTTATCGTATAAACAAAAAGTGCTTAGAAACTATTGATTACATGAAGAATCCATCTTTAGACGACTATTTTAAAATTGATGCAGAAACAAGAAAATTTGCTAAAACCTTAATAAAATAA
- the rseP gene encoding RIP metalloprotease RseP has protein sequence MQTVIMIGQLLLGLSILVAIHEFGHFLAAKAFGMRVDKFFIFFDFGKKKLFSFKKGDTEYGIGWFPLGGYVKIAGMVDESMDKEQLAKPPQPWEFRSKPPCQKLIVMIAGVFMNLILGIFIFSMMSFHYGEKHIPVQNNDPAIVAMEYGKELGFQTGDTLLTVNGTEYQSLKKFNDLYSYNLLLANNIDVEVLRNGEKVIITTPENFLNTVADGGVDKIIQPAYKFSVEKTINNKSGLQADDKIVAINDTSIKYYYEFVDKVQSYKNKSVAISVVRNFDTVVLSKVAIDKNGKVGFYTKDERNTITTSFGFFESFKVGNKKAWYLLKENTLGFISLFKGDVDPRKAIKGPVGIATIYGGVWVWANFWLITGLISLILAFMNLLPIPALDGGHVITVLIEMVTGRPLGFKTMEVIQTIGIVIVFGLIIFSVFNDIIQNFF, from the coding sequence ATGCAAACAGTAATAATGATAGGGCAATTATTGCTCGGACTTTCAATTCTTGTAGCAATACATGAATTCGGGCACTTTTTAGCTGCTAAAGCTTTCGGAATGAGAGTTGACAAATTTTTTATCTTTTTTGATTTTGGTAAAAAGAAACTTTTTAGCTTCAAAAAAGGTGATACAGAATATGGAATTGGATGGTTTCCTCTTGGTGGATATGTCAAAATTGCAGGAATGGTTGACGAATCTATGGATAAAGAACAACTGGCAAAACCACCTCAACCTTGGGAATTTCGTTCTAAGCCACCATGTCAAAAATTAATTGTAATGATTGCCGGTGTTTTTATGAATCTTATCCTTGGAATTTTTATTTTTTCAATGATGTCCTTTCATTATGGAGAAAAACATATTCCTGTACAAAATAATGACCCCGCAATTGTTGCTATGGAATATGGTAAAGAACTTGGATTTCAAACAGGCGATACTTTGCTCACGGTAAATGGAACTGAGTATCAATCCTTAAAAAAATTCAACGACCTTTACAGCTACAATCTTTTACTTGCTAACAATATTGATGTTGAGGTTTTAAGAAATGGTGAAAAAGTTATTATTACAACTCCTGAGAATTTCTTAAATACAGTAGCAGACGGAGGAGTTGATAAAATTATTCAACCTGCATATAAATTTTCGGTAGAAAAAACAATAAATAATAAATCAGGATTACAAGCTGATGATAAAATTGTAGCAATTAATGATACATCAATAAAATATTATTATGAATTTGTTGATAAAGTTCAAAGTTATAAAAATAAAAGTGTTGCAATTTCTGTTGTTCGTAATTTTGATACAGTTGTGCTTTCCAAAGTAGCAATTGATAAAAATGGAAAAGTAGGTTTTTACACCAAAGATGAGAGAAATACAATAACAACATCTTTTGGCTTTTTTGAATCCTTCAAAGTAGGGAATAAAAAAGCATGGTATTTATTAAAAGAAAACACTCTTGGTTTTATTAGCCTTTTTAAAGGTGATGTTGACCCGAGAAAAGCAATAAAAGGACCTGTTGGTATCGCAACAATTTATGGTGGCGTTTGGGTTTGGGCTAATTTTTGGCTTATCACAGGTTTGATTTCCTTAATCCTTGCTTTCATGAATCTTCTTCCGATACCTGCACTTGACGGTGGTCATGTTATTACAGTTTTAATTGAAATGGTTACAGGAAGACCACTGGGATTTAAAACTATGGAGGTAATTCAAACTATCGGAATAGTCATTGTTTTCGGATTGATAATCTTTTCTGTGTTCAATGATATAATTCAGAATTTTTTCTAA
- a CDS encoding VWA domain-containing protein — MNIWNYKFEDPQFLWLLIIVPIIVFWYIYKENIRYPEQKIPSLQAFENQKKSLKEIVRHSLIVFRILAIALLIIALARPQSALDKEKITTKGIDIVLAMDISTSMLARDFKPDRLEAAKEVATEFIEGRPNDRIGLVVFAGESFTQCPITSDKKVLINLISKIKTGIIEDGTAIGLGLATSIDRLKDSGGKSKVVIILTDGENNRGFIDPITAAEIAKEFNIRIYTIGVGTRGEAPYPFKTPFGIQIQNVKVDIDEELLQEIASITGTKYFRATDNQKLKDIYAEIDKMEKSKIEVTSFRRHIDKFFPFALIALILITIEILLRNLIFKNYP; from the coding sequence ATGAATATATGGAATTATAAATTTGAAGATCCACAGTTTTTATGGCTTTTAATTATTGTTCCTATTATTGTATTTTGGTACATTTATAAAGAAAATATACGATATCCTGAACAAAAAATCCCGAGTTTACAAGCTTTCGAAAATCAAAAAAAATCATTAAAGGAGATAGTTCGTCATTCACTTATAGTATTCCGTATTCTTGCTATTGCTCTATTAATAATTGCACTTGCACGTCCACAATCAGCACTTGACAAAGAAAAAATTACTACTAAAGGTATTGATATTGTTCTTGCTATGGATATTTCTACTTCTATGCTTGCCCGTGATTTTAAACCTGACAGACTTGAAGCTGCCAAAGAAGTAGCTACCGAATTTATTGAAGGAAGACCAAATGACAGAATAGGACTTGTGGTTTTTGCAGGTGAAAGTTTTACACAATGTCCGATTACATCAGATAAAAAAGTTCTAATAAATCTTATTTCAAAAATAAAAACAGGAATTATTGAAGACGGAACTGCAATAGGTCTTGGACTTGCTACCTCAATTGATAGGTTAAAGGATAGTGGTGGGAAAAGCAAAGTAGTAATTATACTTACTGATGGAGAAAATAACAGAGGTTTTATTGACCCGATAACCGCTGCCGAAATTGCTAAGGAATTTAACATCCGTATTTACACAATTGGAGTTGGAACGCGTGGAGAAGCACCATATCCTTTTAAAACACCTTTTGGTATTCAAATTCAAAATGTGAAAGTAGATATTGATGAAGAACTTTTGCAAGAAATTGCTTCAATAACAGGAACTAAATATTTTCGTGCTACTGATAATCAAAAACTTAAAGACATTTATGCAGAAATAGATAAAATGGAAAAATCAAAAATTGAGGTTACTTCATTTAGAAGACATATTGACAAATTTTTTCCTTTTGCACTAATTGCATTAATATTAATTACTATTGAAATACTTTTGAGAAATTTAATTTTTAAAAATTATCCATAA
- a CDS encoding VWA domain-containing protein yields the protein MDFVRFEHSEYLFGLLLILLFVILFVMRMIASKKAIKKFGDTKLVLRLIRNKPKYKRQLKFILIILAFASIVFALANLQFGSKIEKVKTEGVDIVLAIDLSSSMMAEDIKPNRLERTKHFINQLLDKISNHRIGIVVFAGNAYVQMPLTIDYPAAKLFLYNLNTKMIPTQGTAIGDAIKSSSELFEAKNNKYKTIIIFSDGENHEGNAIDNAKEVAENGVIIHTVGVGTAKGAPIPVYRGNQQVDFKRDKEGSIVLSKIDNAMLQEISAVSGGEYYRITNSGDNLKALLKKIDSQEKREIDSHMVTDYESKFQYFLALGLFFLILEFFIFERKSNWKLNFKNLKLTSNNE from the coding sequence ATGGACTTTGTAAGATTTGAACATAGTGAATATTTATTTGGATTATTATTAATCCTTTTGTTTGTCATCCTTTTTGTCATGCGAATGATTGCATCAAAAAAAGCAATCAAAAAATTTGGTGATACCAAACTTGTGCTAAGATTGATAAGGAATAAACCCAAGTATAAAAGACAGTTAAAATTTATTTTAATTATTCTGGCTTTTGCTTCAATTGTTTTTGCATTAGCAAATTTACAATTCGGTTCAAAAATCGAAAAAGTTAAAACAGAAGGAGTTGATATCGTTCTTGCAATTGACCTTTCATCAAGTATGATGGCTGAGGATATTAAACCGAATAGGCTTGAAAGAACAAAACATTTTATAAATCAATTATTAGATAAAATTTCAAATCACAGAATAGGAATAGTTGTTTTTGCAGGAAATGCTTATGTGCAAATGCCATTAACAATTGACTATCCTGCTGCTAAATTATTTTTATATAATTTAAATACCAAAATGATTCCTACACAAGGAACTGCAATTGGTGATGCTATTAAAAGTTCAAGTGAATTATTTGAAGCAAAAAATAATAAATATAAAACCATAATAATTTTTTCTGATGGAGAAAACCATGAAGGAAATGCTATTGACAATGCCAAAGAAGTAGCAGAAAATGGAGTAATAATACATACGGTTGGCGTTGGAACTGCCAAAGGTGCACCAATTCCTGTTTATAGAGGCAATCAACAAGTTGATTTTAAAAGAGACAAGGAGGGGAGTATTGTTTTATCAAAAATAGATAACGCTATGCTTCAAGAAATATCCGCTGTAAGTGGTGGTGAATATTACAGAATTACAAATTCCGGTGATAATTTAAAAGCACTTTTGAAGAAAATTGATTCTCAAGAAAAAAGAGAAATTGATTCACACATGGTTACTGATTATGAAAGCAAATTTCAGTATTTTCTTGCACTTGGATTATTCTTTTTGATATTAGAATTTTTTATTTTTGAAAGGAAAAGTAATTGGAAATTAAATTTTAAAAACTTAAAACTTACTTCTAACAATGAATAA
- a CDS encoding tetratricopeptide repeat protein gives MNKVIFVILIFFFSSSVFAQHQSKLVRIGNKKYEKENYVDAEVNYKKALEKEHDKPQAIFNLGNSLFKQKRYEEAAKKFEMLANLTDDKNIKTKAYHNLGNSNLQQFKIEKDPKKKSKELDNAIEAYKNALKTNPSDKETKYNLSYAQKLKQQQQKQQQKNKKDKKDKKDKKDKKNEENKDKQKQEQEKKKQENKEKQNQEQQDKKEQEKKEGKQSKPQEGKIDKEQAEKLLKALRNEEKKVQKKMMEKKQKATRTKIEKEW, from the coding sequence ATGAATAAAGTAATATTTGTCATATTAATATTTTTCTTTAGTTCGTCTGTTTTTGCACAGCATCAAAGTAAGCTTGTAAGAATTGGGAATAAAAAATATGAAAAAGAAAACTATGTAGATGCAGAAGTAAATTATAAAAAAGCTCTTGAAAAAGAACATGATAAACCACAGGCAATTTTTAATCTTGGCAATTCACTTTTTAAACAAAAAAGATATGAAGAAGCGGCTAAGAAATTTGAGATGCTTGCAAATTTAACAGATGATAAAAATATAAAAACAAAAGCTTATCATAACCTTGGTAATTCAAATTTACAGCAATTTAAAATTGAGAAAGACCCTAAGAAAAAATCTAAAGAATTAGACAATGCAATTGAAGCTTATAAAAATGCATTAAAAACAAATCCTTCGGATAAGGAGACAAAATATAATTTGAGTTATGCTCAAAAGTTGAAACAACAGCAACAAAAACAACAGCAGAAAAATAAAAAGGATAAGAAAGACAAAAAAGATAAGAAGGATAAAAAAAACGAGGAAAATAAAGACAAACAGAAGCAAGAACAAGAGAAAAAGAAGCAAGAAAATAAAGAAAAACAAAACCAAGAACAACAGGATAAAAAAGAGCAAGAAAAAAAGGAAGGAAAACAAAGTAAGCCTCAAGAAGGAAAAATTGATAAAGAACAAGCTGAGAAACTATTGAAAGCTTTACGAAACGAAGAAAAGAAAGTTCAGAAAAAAATGATGGAAAAGAAACAAAAAGCTACAAGAACTAAAATTGAAAAAGAGTGGTAA